A region of Heteronotia binoei isolate CCM8104 ecotype False Entrance Well chromosome 2, APGP_CSIRO_Hbin_v1, whole genome shotgun sequence DNA encodes the following proteins:
- the LRRC53 gene encoding leucine-rich repeat-containing protein 53, which produces MIQLIAPCPSSCVVCSEEITLCQGLTYILAAPASTKALIFTDGNITSVEGFNLSFLLNATLLTLSNNGIATIRDDAFLGLRTLKTLQLDQNQILSSSITYSTFHELQKLQVLVLSNNILSSIHGTWFKNMNELIRLHLNGNQLTSVTGESFGMANLGKLSSLDLSNNFITSIEKNAFQGLIQLVEMDLSRNRMTLIFDTFSSLAHLSLLSLDQNQWNCTCQLYDLASFLRKYVNSSGTLKNAENTRCRTSENPSVINLLELTEVNCKSSLKRLPGNIKNRRRNYRRDIALVAVFSFLGGVGLTCLVLALFNRKLQHGKANEHTSENCCCRTLDESQCGHEPRNYLTKGYCNCHLTRENEIKVMSMLGSGREMPLLQENSHQETVKAESKGTGLKMPLRNIQKENEQMKNDHFLCLNCRLLQSYPQESSWNIDVPNEEDVSPQKHFQRRIRSPDNVGQREEDSQARQLEDFSKLNKGIKSDIFCRRCAKGKLGNQSANELWQSLSKTEDTNCLKSHRQRHFITDLSLAPNLTEDSEEHCVQAALESHRSHWNDQCGSQERSKNISPQLDNFLICKCIDGEKNHNHPTEKKQNSGKNFKLEKEQSALESGNAGDCCMSDDEMPFPLIVKRPYQPKSVSFYVPNLGTPKREDVTMSGSSEVTAPKKSDSEGKGKERKLSLISACPGGKEKEFNEKHKIKAKNQESLMVKLNLHPFQKARVHPAKGNTEQNQPSQHRSLTEAHQKLLHSSKKEAIKRKRKAKPELSVAPQETLNSRKKVISSRPNINQPPEENGNNTATCISCPSKTNSAIRIIEDSSPASHLQAPKYISNSHSPNGTPRMTVSMTALSSDNSISQSTATDIPAILVSSEALKEDTPDTSLLSFHQKPLVTSTNLQMPDGLIGTNNMEKYGPKRADENPESNNGLSRTFVPDALIASVVLKEESVQTGEEWPHNKSEIFQKSMVKVSVLSNITSFSSNPEMGNMALDRNVSFEMNNDVHMNESDMKEAPNNQSDEGSREHKDGKMPPEPSLLSECKVVSYGEEAEQSLIPCSTNKAEISVLKPTLSSTSADYDKKSPLQMEQSKTSFSNNNYPSLLCYKDKKPFSI; this is translated from the exons CTGCCCCAGCATCTACAAAAGCTTTGATTTTTACTGATGGAAATATCACTTCAGTAGAAGGCTTTAACTTGTCTTTCTTGTTAAATGCAACTTTACTTACACTTAGTAACAATGGAATTGCAACAATTAGAGATGATGCTTTTCTTGGACTTAGAACACTGAAGACCTTGCAGCTGGACCAGAACCAAATATTAAGCTCTTCTATAACATACAGCACATTTCATGAACTTCAAAAACTGCAAGTATTGGTGCTCAGCAACAATATTTTGAGCAGCATTCATGGTACCTGGTTCAAGAACATGAATGAGCTTATTAGACTCCATTTAAATGGGAATCAGCTCACTAGCGTCACAGGTGAAAGCTTTGGAATGGCAAACCTTGGCAAACTCAGTAGCCTGGATTTATCAAATAACTTCATTACTTCCATTGAGAAGAATGCCTTTCAAGGTCTCATCCAGTTGGTGGAAATGGATCTTTCTAGAAACAGGATGACCCTTATTTTTGACACATTTTCCTCACTGGCTCATTTAAGTCTTCTAAGTTTAGACCAGAATCAGTGGAACTGCACGTGCCAACTTTATGATCTAGCCTCTTTCCTAAGGAAATATGTGAACTCATCCGGAACACTAAAAAATGCTGAGAACACGAGGTGCAGAACTTCTGAAAACCCGTCAGTGATCAATCTGCTTGAACTCACAGAGGTCAACTGTAAGTCATCACTTAAACGTCTCCCTGGTAATATAAAAAACAGGAGGAGGAACTACAGGAGAGACATTGCCCTTGTAGCTGTTTTTTCCTTTCTAG GAGGTGTTGGTCTCACTTGCCTAGTTTTAGCCCTCTTTAACAGGAAACTTCAACACGGCAAAGCAAATGAACACACATCAGAAAACTGCTGTTGCAGAACCTTAGATGAATCCCAGTGTGGTCATGAGCCAAGAAATTACCTCACTAAGGGATACTGTAACTGCCACTTAACTCGGGAAAATGAAATAAAGGTCATGTCCATGTTGGGGTCTGGCAGGGAAATGCCACTTTTACAGGAAAATAGCCATCAAGAAACAGTAAAGGCAGAGTCTAAGGGCACAGGCCTAAAAATGCCACTCAGAAACATTCAAAAGGAGAATGAACAGATGAAAAATGACCATTTCTTGTGCCTTAACTGTAGACTGCTACAGTCTTATCCTCAAGAGTCTTCTTGGAATATTGATGTGCCTAATGAGGAAGATGTATCACCCCAAAAGCATTTCCAAAGAAGAATCAGAAGCCCAGACAATGTTGGGCAGCGGGAGGAAGATTCACAAGCTAGACAATTAGAGGACTTTTCAAAACTGAATAAAG GAATCAAAAGTGACATATTTTGCAGAAGATGTGCAAAAGGGAAGCTTGGAAACCAGTCAGCAAATGAGTTGTGGCAATCTCTATCTAAAACTGAGGACACCAACTGCTTAAAGTCTCACAGGCAAAGGCATTTTATTACAGACTTGTCATTGGCACCCAACTTAACAGAAGATTCAGAGGAACATTGTGTACAAGCTGCATTAGAAAGTCATAGATCACACTGGAATGATCAATGTGGATCGCAAGAAAGAAGCAAAAATATTTCTCCACAGTTAGACAACTTTCTTATCTGTAAATGCATAGATGGTGAAAAAAATCACAACCACCCAACAGAAAAGAAACAGAACTCTGGCAAAAATTTTAAgttggaaaaagaacagagtgcACTTGAGAGTGGAAATGCAGGGGATTGCTGTATGAGTGATGACGAAATGCCATTCCCCTTAATAGTCAAGAGACCATATCAGCCCAAGAGTGTTAGCTTTTATGTACCTAACCTGGGAACTCCAAAGAGAGAAGATGTAACAATGAGTGGCTCAAGTGAGGTGACAGCCCCTAAGAAAAGTGATTCAGAAGGAAAAGGTAAAGAAAGAAAACTATCTCTCATCTCTGCATGTccaggggggaaagaaaaagaattcAATGAGAAACATAAAATAAAAGCTAAAAACCAGGAGTCTCTAATGGTGAAATTAAATTTACATCCCTTTCAAAAAGCTAGAGTTCATCCTGCAAAAGGAAACACAGAGCAAAACCAGCCTAGTCAACACAGAAGTTTAACTGAAGCCCATCAGAAACTATTGCATTCTTCCAAGAAGGaagcaattaaaagaaaaagaaaagcaaaaccaGAGTTATCTGTGGCTCCTCAAGAGACATTAAACAGCAGAAAAAAGGTGATTTCCTCTAGACCAAATATCAACCAAccgcctgaagaaaatggcaataACACAGCTACATGTATCTCTTGTCCTTCAAAGACTAATTCTGCCATCAGAATTATTGAAGACAGCTCACCAGCAAGTCATTTACAAGCTCCAAAGTACATCAGCAACTCACATTCACCAAACGGAACTCCAAGGATGACTGTTTCCATGACTGCTCTTTCATCTGACAACAGTATTTCACAGAGTACAGCAACTGATATTCCCGCTATATTAGTGAGTTCTGAAGCACTTAAGGAAGATACTCCAGATACTTCACTTTTGTCCTTTCATCAAAAACCTCTCGTGACTTCCACAAATCTTCAAATGCCAGATGGACTGATTGGAACTAACAACATGGAAAAATATGGACCAAAAAGAGCTGATGAAAATCCAGAAAGCAACAATGGGTTGTCTAGAACGTTTGTGCCAGATGCACTGATAGCCTCAGTGGTTCTGAAAGAGGAAAGTGTACAAACAGGGGAGGAGTGGCCACATAACAAAAGCGAAATATTTCAGAAAAGTATGGTCAAAGTGTCTGTACTCTCTAACATAACAAGTTTCTCTAGTAATCCTGAAATGGGAAACATGGCTCTGGACAGGAATGTCAGTTTTGAAATGAACAATGATGTGCATATGAATGAGAGTGACATGAAAGAAGCTCCAAACAATCAATCTGATGAAGGTAGCAGGGAACATAAAGACGGTAAAATGCCACCAGAGCCATCTTTGTTATCAGAATGTAAAGTTGTCAGTTATGGTGAAGAAGCTGAACAGTCTTTAATTCCTTGCAGTACAAATAAAGCTGAAATCTCTGTCCTCAAACCGACACTGTCTTCTACTTCTGCTGATTATGATAAAAAATCACCTTTACAGATGGAACAAAGCAAAACAAGTTTTTCAAATAATAATTATCCTTCTTTACTTTGCTATAAAGACAAAAAACCATTTTCTATATGA